From a single Kitasatospora azatica KCTC 9699 genomic region:
- a CDS encoding ABC transporter ATP-binding protein, translating to MTNDGATALGAAQPEVAAFAQPVSSGEPILEIRDLIKHFPLTKGVVFRKQVGAVKAVDGVSFDLMKGETLGIVGESGCGKSTLAKVLMNLEPATGGSVRYKGEEISRLSGGALKAVRRNIQMVFQDPYTSLNPRMTVGDIIGEPYEIHSEVAPKGDRRKAVQDLLDVVGLNPEYINRYPHQFSGGQRQRIGIARGLALKPEVIICDEPVSALDVSVQAQVINLLEQLQGEFNLSYMFIAHDLSIVRHISDRVGVMYLGKLVELGSDAEIYEHATHPYTQALLSAVPVPDPTARQSRDRIVLTGDVPSPANPPSGCRFRTRCWKAQEKCAVEVPLLAAPPWLDGLAAHDSACHFAAERAADDRGSAEST from the coding sequence ATGACGAATGACGGCGCCACCGCGCTCGGCGCGGCCCAGCCGGAGGTGGCAGCCTTCGCCCAGCCGGTCTCCAGTGGCGAGCCGATCCTGGAGATCCGGGACCTGATCAAGCACTTCCCGCTCACCAAGGGCGTGGTCTTCCGCAAGCAGGTCGGCGCGGTCAAGGCCGTCGACGGCGTCTCCTTCGACCTGATGAAGGGCGAGACGCTGGGCATCGTCGGCGAGTCGGGCTGCGGCAAGTCGACGCTGGCCAAGGTGCTGATGAACCTGGAGCCGGCCACCGGCGGCTCGGTCCGCTACAAGGGCGAGGAGATCTCCCGGCTGAGCGGCGGCGCGCTGAAGGCGGTGCGGCGCAACATCCAGATGGTCTTCCAGGACCCGTACACCTCGCTCAACCCGCGGATGACGGTCGGTGACATCATCGGCGAGCCGTACGAGATCCACTCCGAGGTGGCGCCCAAGGGCGACCGCCGCAAGGCCGTGCAGGACCTGCTGGACGTGGTCGGGCTCAACCCCGAGTACATCAACCGCTATCCGCACCAGTTCTCCGGCGGTCAGCGGCAGCGGATCGGCATCGCCCGCGGCCTGGCGCTCAAGCCCGAGGTGATCATCTGCGACGAGCCGGTCTCCGCGCTGGACGTCTCGGTCCAGGCCCAGGTGATCAACCTGCTGGAGCAGCTGCAGGGCGAGTTCAACCTCTCCTACATGTTCATCGCCCACGACCTGTCGATCGTGCGGCACATCTCCGACCGGGTCGGCGTGATGTACCTCGGCAAGCTGGTCGAGCTCGGCTCGGACGCCGAGATCTACGAGCACGCCACCCACCCCTACACCCAGGCGCTGCTCTCCGCCGTACCGGTGCCCGACCCCACCGCGCGCCAGTCCCGCGACCGGATCGTGCTCACCGGTGACGTCCCGTCACCCGCCAACCCGCCCTCCGGCTGCCGCTTCCGCACCCGCTGCTGGAAGGCCCAGGAGAAGTGCGCCGTCGAGGTCCCGCTGCTGGCCGCCCCGCCCTGGCTGGACGGTCTCGCCGCCCACGACTCGGCGTGCCACTTCGCGGCGGAGCGGGCGGCGGACGACCGGGGGAGCGCGGAAAGCACGTGA
- a CDS encoding ABC transporter ATP-binding protein, with translation MSAEQTLTKSQGAAPVPGATLLEVNGLTKHFPVMGGFPFKRQVGAVQAVDGVSFNVAEGESLGLVGESGCGKSTTGRLITRLYEPTSGSIKYQGQEIAHASRKELAPIRSEIQMIFQDPYSSLNPRHTVGTIIENPMEINGINPTGGRAARAKELLEIVGLNPEHYNRFPHEFSGGQRQRIGVARALALNPKLIVADEPVSALDVSIQAQVVNLLQGLQREMGIAFVFIAHDLSIVRHFSQRVAVMYLGKVVEVADRDSLYTKPRHPYTHALLSAAPDADPDNVSAERIRLTGDVPSPLNPPSGCRFRTRCWKATEKCATEEPPLIQLSGNAPGHLTACHFPEEGDTTRRPAAADALPEQRSTQG, from the coding sequence ATGAGCGCAGAGCAGACTCTGACCAAGTCGCAGGGCGCGGCCCCCGTACCCGGCGCCACCCTGCTGGAGGTCAACGGCCTCACCAAGCACTTCCCCGTGATGGGCGGCTTCCCGTTCAAGCGGCAGGTCGGCGCGGTGCAGGCGGTCGACGGTGTGAGCTTCAACGTGGCGGAGGGCGAGAGCCTGGGCCTGGTCGGTGAGTCCGGCTGCGGCAAGTCGACCACCGGCCGGCTGATCACCCGCCTCTACGAGCCCACCAGCGGCTCGATCAAGTACCAGGGGCAGGAGATCGCGCACGCCTCCCGCAAGGAGCTGGCGCCGATCCGGTCCGAGATCCAGATGATCTTCCAGGACCCGTACTCCTCGCTGAACCCGCGGCACACCGTCGGGACCATCATCGAGAACCCGATGGAGATCAACGGGATCAACCCGACCGGCGGCCGCGCCGCCCGGGCCAAGGAGCTCCTGGAGATCGTCGGCCTGAACCCGGAGCACTACAACCGGTTCCCGCACGAGTTCTCCGGCGGCCAGCGCCAGCGCATCGGCGTGGCCCGCGCGCTCGCGCTCAACCCGAAGCTGATCGTGGCCGACGAGCCGGTCTCCGCGCTCGACGTGTCGATCCAGGCCCAGGTGGTCAACCTGCTGCAGGGCCTGCAGCGCGAGATGGGCATCGCCTTCGTCTTCATCGCCCACGACCTGTCGATCGTGCGGCACTTCTCGCAGCGCGTCGCGGTGATGTACCTGGGCAAGGTGGTGGAGGTCGCCGACCGCGACTCGCTGTACACCAAGCCCCGGCACCCGTACACCCACGCGCTGCTCTCGGCCGCGCCGGACGCCGACCCGGACAACGTCTCGGCCGAGCGGATCCGCCTCACCGGCGACGTCCCCTCGCCGCTCAACCCGCCGTCCGGCTGCCGGTTCCGCACCCGCTGCTGGAAGGCCACCGAGAAGTGCGCCACGGAGGAGCCGCCGCTGATCCAGCTCAGCGGCAACGCCCCCGGCCACCTGACGGCCTGCCACTTCCCGGAGGAGGGCGACACCACCCGCCGCCCGGCGGCCGCCGACGCGCTCCCCGAGCAGCGCAGCACCCAGGGCTGA
- a CDS encoding ABC transporter ATP-binding protein, whose protein sequence is MSTLTKSATGTAPQAGSAFLSVRDLQVRFRTEDGIVKAVNNLTFDLEKGKTLGIVGESGSGKSVSNLAVMGLHNPKNTTIEGSINLDGQDLLAASQKDLEKLRGNKMAMIFQDALAALSPYYTIGRQIAEPFMKHTGANKREGRERAIEMLRRVGIPQPDRRVDDYPHQFSGGMRQRAMIAMALVCDPELLIADEPTTALDVTVQAQIVDLLKDLQQESGTSIIFITHDLGVIREIADDVLVMYAGRAVERGTMREVLKTSQHPYGWGLLSSIPRINAAVDVPLEPIPGTPPSLLNPPSGCAFHPRCTYRELVVGDKCSTERPPLELANGHLSACHLTPAQKQSILTEQILPRLSS, encoded by the coding sequence GTGAGCACCCTCACCAAGTCCGCGACCGGTACCGCACCCCAGGCCGGCTCCGCCTTCCTCTCGGTGCGCGACCTGCAGGTCCGCTTCCGCACCGAGGACGGCATCGTCAAGGCCGTCAACAACCTGACCTTCGACCTGGAGAAGGGCAAGACCCTCGGGATCGTCGGTGAGTCGGGTTCCGGCAAGTCGGTGTCCAACCTGGCCGTGATGGGCCTGCACAACCCGAAGAACACCACCATCGAGGGCTCCATCAACCTCGACGGCCAGGACCTGCTCGCGGCCTCGCAGAAGGATCTCGAGAAGCTCCGCGGCAACAAGATGGCGATGATCTTCCAGGACGCGCTGGCCGCGCTCTCGCCGTACTACACGATCGGCCGGCAGATCGCCGAGCCGTTCATGAAGCACACCGGCGCGAACAAGCGCGAGGGCCGCGAGCGCGCGATCGAGATGCTGCGCCGGGTCGGCATCCCGCAGCCGGACCGCCGGGTGGACGACTACCCGCACCAGTTCTCCGGCGGTATGCGCCAGCGCGCCATGATCGCCATGGCCCTGGTCTGCGACCCCGAGCTGCTGATCGCCGACGAGCCGACCACCGCCCTGGACGTCACCGTGCAGGCGCAGATCGTCGACCTGCTCAAGGACCTCCAGCAGGAGAGCGGCACCTCGATCATCTTCATCACCCACGACCTCGGCGTGATCCGTGAGATCGCCGACGACGTGCTGGTGATGTACGCGGGCCGGGCGGTCGAGCGCGGCACCATGCGCGAGGTGCTGAAGACCTCGCAGCACCCGTACGGCTGGGGCCTGCTGAGCTCGATCCCGCGGATCAACGCCGCGGTGGACGTCCCGCTGGAGCCGATCCCGGGCACCCCGCCGTCCCTGCTGAACCCGCCGAGCGGCTGCGCGTTCCACCCCCGCTGCACGTACCGTGAGCTGGTGGTCGGCGACAAGTGCAGCACCGAGCGCCCGCCGCTGGAGCTGGCCAACGGCCACCTGTCGGCCTGCCACCTCACCCCCGCGCAGAAGCAGTCCATCCTCACCGAGCAGATCCTGCCCCGGCTGAGCAGCTGA
- a CDS encoding ABC transporter permease has product MLRFLIRRALGAIVIIFLLICFTYFAFFSGATDPAAMNCPKGCTPQLLEQIRQNMHLNEPVWQQFWHYFSGLFVGQDFGSAGHCAAPCFGYSYNAQQFVWDRIAANYPATFVLAIGGAVCFLAIGVGLGMLSAWKQGTVLDRIASSVSLVGQSTQIYFVGPLAMALFVYNLKWLDRPQYVPFTEDPWGCFMGMILPWLVMSIIFWANYTRQVRSLMLEQLSEDHIRAARAKGMSNRYVWWRYALRGAMAPIITIFGIDLGAVFSGAIITEVTFTIHGLGYLAVKSVSQADLYLELGVLIFSSTAILLFNIIVDAAYGLLDPRVRLG; this is encoded by the coding sequence ATGCTCCGATTTCTCATCCGCCGGGCGCTCGGCGCGATCGTCATCATCTTCCTGCTGATCTGCTTCACCTACTTCGCGTTCTTCTCCGGCGCCACCGACCCGGCCGCGATGAACTGCCCGAAGGGCTGCACCCCGCAGCTGCTGGAGCAGATCCGCCAGAACATGCACCTCAACGAACCGGTCTGGCAGCAGTTCTGGCACTACTTCAGCGGCCTCTTCGTCGGTCAGGACTTCGGCTCGGCCGGCCACTGCGCCGCCCCCTGCTTCGGCTACTCGTACAACGCGCAGCAGTTCGTCTGGGACCGGATCGCGGCCAACTACCCCGCCACCTTCGTGCTGGCGATCGGCGGCGCGGTCTGCTTCCTGGCGATCGGCGTGGGCCTGGGCATGCTCTCGGCGTGGAAGCAGGGCACCGTCCTGGACCGGATCGCCAGCTCCGTCTCGCTGGTCGGCCAGTCCACCCAGATCTACTTCGTCGGCCCGCTGGCGATGGCGCTCTTCGTCTACAACCTCAAGTGGCTGGACCGCCCCCAGTACGTCCCCTTCACCGAGGACCCCTGGGGCTGCTTCATGGGCATGATCCTCCCCTGGCTGGTCATGTCGATCATCTTCTGGGCCAACTACACCCGCCAGGTCCGCTCGCTGATGCTCGAGCAGCTCTCCGAGGACCACATCCGGGCGGCCCGGGCCAAGGGCATGTCCAACCGCTACGTCTGGTGGCGTTACGCGCTGCGCGGCGCGATGGCCCCGATCATCACCATCTTCGGTATCGACCTGGGCGCCGTCTTCTCCGGCGCGATCATCACCGAGGTCACCTTCACCATCCACGGCCTCGGCTACCTGGCCGTGAAGTCGGTCAGCCAGGCCGACCTGTACCTCGAGCTCGGCGTGCTGATCTTCAGCTCGACCGCGATCCTGCTCTTCAACATCATCGTCGACGCCGCTTACGGTCTCCTCGACCCCCGGGTCCGGCTGGGATGA